One Setaria viridis chromosome 7, Setaria_viridis_v4.0, whole genome shotgun sequence genomic region harbors:
- the LOC117863106 gene encoding probable inorganic phosphate transporter 1-5, whose amino-acid sequence MAHDHKVLDALDAAKTQWYHFTAVIIAGMGFFTDAYDLFSISLVTKLLGRIYYFNPSSKTPGSLPPNVSAAVNGVAFCGTLAGQLFFGWLGDKMGRKKVYGMTLMLMVICCLASGLSFGSSPKGVMATLCFFRFWLGFGIGGDYPLSATIMSEYANKRTRGAFIAAVFAMQGFGNLTGGIVAIIISATFKARFDAPAYKDDPAGSTVPAADYAWRVVLMFGAIPALLTYYWRMKMPETARYTALVAKNAKKATSDMARVLNVELTEEQKKAEEELERREEYGLFSRQFAKRHGLHLLGTTVCWFMLDIAFYSQNLFQKDIYTAVNWLPKAETMNALEEMFRISRAQTLVALCGTIPGYWFTVFFIDIVGRFAIQLGGFFFMTAFMLGLAIPYHHWTTSGNHAGFVVMYAFTFFFANFGPNSTTFIVPAEIFPARLRSTCHGISSAAGKSGAIVGSFGFLYAAQSTDPAKTDAGYPPGIGVRNSLFMLAGCNVIGFLFTFLVPESKGKSLEELSGENDEEAAPGQSIQQTVPTNLSE is encoded by the coding sequence ATGGCCCACGATCACAAGGTGCTCGACGCGCTTGACGCGGCCAAGACGCAGTGGTACCACTTCACGGCGGTGATCATCGCCGGCATGGGCTTCTTCACCGACGCCTACGACCTATTCTCCATCTCCCTCGTCACCAAGCTCCTGGGCCGCATCTACTACTTCAACCCCAGCTCAAAGACCCCAGGCTCGCTCCCGCCGAATGTCTCCGCCGCCGTCAACGGCGTCGCCTTCTGCGGCACGCTGGCCGGGCAGCTCTTCTTCGGCTGGCTCGGGGACAAGATGGGGCGCAAGAAGGTGTACGGCATGACGCTCATGCTCATGGTCATCTGCTGCCTCGCCTCGGGCCTCTCGTTCGGGTCCTCGCCCAAGGGCGTCATGGCCACGCTCTGCTTCTTCAGGTTCTGGCTCGGCTTCGGCATCGGCGGCGACTACCCGCTCTCCGCGAccatcatgtccgagtacgccaACAAGCGGACGCGCGGCGCGTTCATCGCAGCCGTCTTCGCCATGCAGGGCTTCGGCAACCTCACCGGCGGCATCGTCGCCATCATCATCTCCGCCACGTTCAAGGCGCGCTTCGACGCGCCGGCGTACAAGGACGACCCCGCCGGCTCCACCGTGCCGGCGGCGGACTACGCGTGGCGCGTCGTCCTCATGTTCGGCGCCATCCCGGCGCTGCTCACCTACTACTGGCGCATGAAGATGCCGGAGACGGCGCGATACACCGCGCTGGTCGCCAAGAACGCCAAGAAAGCGACGTCCGACATGGCGCGGGTGCTCAACGTCGAGCTCACCGAGGAGCAGAAGAAGGCGGAGGAGGAACTCGAGCGCCGCGAGGAGTACGGCCTCTTCTCCCGGCAGTTCGCCAAGCGGCACGGCCTGCACCTTCTCGGCACGACGGTGTGCTGGTTCATGCTGGACATCGCCTTCTACTCGCAGAACCTATTCCAGAAGGACATCTACACCGCCGTGAACTGGCTGCCCAAGGCGGAGACCATGAACGCCCTCGAGGAGATGTTCAGGATCTCCCGCGCGCAGACGCTCGTGGCGCTGTGCGGCACCATCCCGGGCTACTGGTTcaccgtcttcttcatcgacaTCGTCGGCCGCTTCGCCATCCAGCTCGGCGGCTTCTTCTTCATGACGGCGTTCATGCTCGGCCTCGCCATCCCGTACCACCACTGGACGACGTCCGGGAACCACGCCGGCTTCGTCGTCATGTACgccttcaccttcttcttcgccaACTTCGGGCCTAACTCCACCACCTTCATCGTGCCGGCAGAGATCTTCCCGGCGCGGCTGCGGTCCACATGTCACGGCATTTCCTCAGCTGCAGGCAAGTCCGGCGCCATTGTCGGGTCATTCGGGTTCCTCTACGCGGCGCAGAGCACCGACCCGGCCAAGACGGATGCCGGTTACCCGCCAGGCATCGGCGTGCGCAACTCACTGTTCATGCTCGCCGGATGCAATGTCATCGGGTTCTTGTTCACGTTCCTTGTGCCGGAGTCCAAGGGAAAGTCGCTGGAGGAGCTCTCCGGCGAGAACGACGAGGAGGCAGCACCTGGCCAGAGCATCCAGCAGACTGTTCCGACCAATTTGAGCGAATAA